In Magallana gigas chromosome 1, xbMagGiga1.1, whole genome shotgun sequence, the sequence aaattgaaataaaacgtatagtatttttgttctataaatataatatgtatcacaacatatttcaatttataattacataaaaatcaaacaagttttACTTGTTCGTTTCTTTCAATAAAGAACAAACGGATAAAATGATATCGATGGAAATAAAACCCTAGTAAACAAGTTTATCCGATGTACGTTTACATTTGCAATAGTCAAAGTTATAAGCAAACGtcgtttatttctttaaataaatttaaaataaaaagaatttgtcTAGAGTAAACCTTGTATCCGTTTTAAGGATCTAATATAAATCGAAATAGAGACAATGAAGGTCATAaaacttttgaagaaaaattgaactatttctaaaaatatgtaTCACTATACCTTTCTTTTTACTATTTATTTGTCAAATagccagttaaaaaaatataatcttaaGATAAATCAAACAGCGAATGTACTGATAGGAGTTACTTTTATGGATtattatttggtttaaaatcaacaatacgTAATTTTGAATGGAGAGTAGTTTCTAAACTGTATTAGAATTGCgcacactttttttcttatacCTGTATCAATTTTCCGACAATAATTCATATAAACCCCATAGGAACCCTGTcgtgtaatatttatttatagagTCATTCTCCTTGTCAGAGATTTACAGAGACAACCGAGCGTCTGGTTAAAGACGACAATaataaactctggcgtaggaattaTTCTTCGGCCAGAGTTCAATAGAGTCTAGTATTTCGAATGTTCGACTACAAAATTATctgaattgttcgtaccataTAAAATCGTACTTTTTGCATggtatttataaacaattttactttaaaaacaacGCCTCTGAATACATTAAAtagaatttatcgattattttatAGAAGTCTTGTCATcggttatgatgtgtacttaggtccaaacactgtttcaccggtttgccagagtagcTGCATATGAGAGTTGATTgcaatcaactcccaaaaatggcTATCGTTTAAACAGGTATTAAACTGTTATTATCTAAGTTGTTTACATTGATTTCATGTCGGTTTTTTCTATATTGACACATACTAAAATTTCTCCAAAATACATCTGTTTAACCATTTACTTAATTTGatagaacattttaaaatttgatacatCAATTAATTGAGCTTAAATTTCGTCCGGAAAATGAATCCTGTTGAACAATCATTTATTTCCtgttatgtttttttaagttaacaGTGGCGTTAActattttctaatattttgaCTAAGAGTTAATGCACAGTTATCAATTGTGCAACATGATCAAGTCATCCGAGTCATTTTCGCTCGTCATTTCATTGAAAGGATAACGACTGTCACTGGCCCCCGCTTTCATCAACTTTTCAACTATACCCCAACGCTCCATTTTACTTGCGACTGTTAGTGGTGAATAAACGGTGTCTTGTTGATTTACATTAGCCCCCGCCTTTATTAACTCTTCAACTATGTCTGATTGTCCCCCATAGCATGCCGCTGTTAACggtgtttttgttttgcttttctGGTTGACATCAGCATTAGCCTCTATCAATTTTCTAACTATCTCTTGGTGTCCTCTTTCACTAGCAATTGTCAGAGCTGTTTTGCCATTGTGTATAGCATTGACAACGGCTCCCTTTTTTATTAACTGTTCAACTATATTTAAACATCCCACATAACTTGCAACTGTCAATGGAGTACTATCATCGTCATTTTGATTGACATCAGCCCCCGCTCTAATCAACCTACCCACGATTACCTCACGTCTATTATAAGAAGCAGCTGTTAGAGGCGTCTTAAGCCCGCCTTGTAGATTGACATCAGCTCCTTCTCTTATTAACGTGTCCACTATATCTAAATGCCCTTCAATACAGGCAATAATAAGTGGTGTAGTGTTATCATACTTAAAATTAACATAAGCTCCAATTGTTATCAACCAATTAACAATATTCAAATATCCCCCATAACATGCAATTGCAAGAGATATGTTGAAAGAATTTCCTGAATTAGaattggattttgattttattgactCTTTAAGGCTGCTGAATTGTCCAGTATGACACCAAACtgctgttgttttgtttttgtcttgATAAAAATCCTCATTGAATAATTTGTTCAGTATATTTGATTGCCCGTGAGGTATTGCAACTGATTTTGCATCGATTTGAAAGTCGTTGACATCTTTTGCTCcgtattttttaagtatttcaaTAACGCCATCATGCCCTTTTTCAATTGCAATCGTTAGAGGTctataaaagtttttttccaCATTAACATCAGCCCCCGCTTTCAATAAGTGTTCTATTATAACTATATGTCCCTTTTCACATGCAATCGTTAAAGGTTGATGATAGTTAGTACCCATATTGACATCTGCTCCCATTTTCACTAATTCTTCGACTACTTTCAAATGTCCGTTTTCGCATGCAACTGTTAGAGGTGTATGGAAGCCAGTTTTGCGGTTGACAACGGCCCCTTTGCGTAGTAATTCTTTTACAATGTCTAAATTTCCTAATTCAGATGCAATAGCTAAAGGACTGTTGATAAAACAATCAGTGTAGCGGGTTTGATAGTTGATAGCGGCTTTGTCAagatgttttaataatatttgtaCTGTCTGTATAATACCAGAATAACAACTGAGACAAAGTAAACGCCATTGCTCTTTAAGTGTGTTTTGTGTGCCAGTAGATGCTATGGGCAATTTTACTGtgttatatattgtattatCTGCTTCAGCTTTTGATTTTGCGACCATTGTCTTATCCTGATCCCTTATAAGATCTGTGTCATTATCCTGTTTAACTTTTCTAGGTAAACAGCACATTAACAATGACATGAAAAAGTGTAACGGATTGAAATGCATATAGTTTTTTGTCTTCTTATGACATGAAGAACTCCGTTTGCTAGTGCAAGTATTAAGCATATCTGGTTTTTTTAACACCGAATCTCCTTTTTTACTTTCATTCCAATGTATTTTGAACAAGTCATTGGCGGTTCCTTTTGCTTTTCCTTCAAtaatttcatcaataaaaaacCTCAGAATGTGATGATGTCCGTATAAAATGATCCAGCTTATCGCCCGTACACTCTTGCGATGTCGGGATTGGCTGGACACTTCATTTTTCAGAAGACGTGTTATGGGATAATCTGTGTTCCCTCTTAGACGTAATTGTTTTATTTCGTTTACACAGCCTGGTGTGAGGGATTCATCTGACTCTTCTAGAAACATAATACAAAGTTTCTGATAAGATTCCCTCTTCATAATTGCAATAAATTCACGGAGTACAGACGTTTGTTTTAAAGCCTCATTTCCAAACACAAGCTCAATGTACCCATCCTCTAAATCTCTAAATAAACGGGCAGCTAGTAGCTGATATATTGATTCATGCAATGTTATGCATAAGTcatttcttttctctttttcaGAGATTATCACATCTTCGTTGTTTTTCACTGTTTTCTGtttctttgtatcttttatttcttttaatttttgctGTTGGTCGCGCTCGACAACTTTTATATAACTAGCAATGTAATCACTACTCATGTATTCCAAAATCAGTTCTGGACACTGTACTCCGAAATGATATgcaattattttaaacatgcaATCATTAACgaatgtaaaattgttatcaCATTCTAGTGTGTATGTCCCTTTCATTTCAGACAACGCATCTGTAATTTTAAACGAATCTGTTCTACTTTTCACTTTGCATTCCTTTAAAACATTGAACTTCATGCTAGTGAAATGTGCGTTAGTTTCcacattttcaagatatttttttggcaaattgtTCCGATTAACCATCAATAAAACTAATGAAGCATATTGAATTGCGTTGGTTGTTTTCATGTCGTCCAATTCCTTGATAATACAAGGAATTACTGAAGTGACGATATTTGGCACGAGGCTTATGTATTCAGTCTTTTTTGTTGACAAGTTGCATACGAATGGAAACATTTTTGATGTTTGTGAAAAATTGTttgaagattttatattttttgaattgtaCATTGCACGTATATTATCTTTATCTCTATTTGTTAAGTTGTTTGCTAAAATGTGTAAATCAACTACATTTCCTCCCTCTGATACAAAATGATTTGATAAGCGTTTATTTCTAAAAACTATCGTTCGGCATGTCATCAGTGTTTTGGATTTTGGCATAACAGGTTTCATGATTCTGTCTTCATATTTACGTAAAGCATTTAACTCAGACTTTTCTAGCAAAAACTTTCCTACTACATCGTCAATAACAAATAATTGTGGCTTTTTTGGATTGCTATATGTTTCAATTAATCTTACGTCTCGTAGTATTACAATCTCGTAACCCTCTTTCTGTAGTAAAAGGGCGATATGACGGACTGTAGCAGTTTTTCCGGAGCCCTGGACACCGACAAACACAACATACGATTGTTTTCTTACTTGATCCAGTACTGTCGGGAAGAATTGAAGTTCTACAAAAAAACGATCATCTTCCTTCCATTTGGAAATGTCAATGTCATGCATATCTGAAAAGATGAATCATTTTATATCTCTTTAAAGAATCTCGAGTTATATTCTTGTTTTCTAGTTagtcatacatttttaaaagaaagttcGAATTATCTTTTAGATAAAACGGTAAGTTTATGTAATTGATTAATCACAAATAAGAGAACATAATAGCAATAGCTTCATCGGTTAAGGAAGAACAGGTACATTTGTTTTGAAACTTGTTTTACCTTTAATTCTTTGTTGATTTATGCATTACTGctttcttgaaatatttttttatgttcaatcgaactatgtatttttttttttgagtctGAGCAGTAAGAGAGATACAGGCATCgatttagaaaaaaagtatGCCTTATTTACATTGACATAATAGTAAAACTTTCATTGAAGGTCAAGATCTAGCAAATGAAACCAAGAGCCTGCACATTTCTAAATTCTTACAATGACGTCTCATACCAATGGCTTGGTTTTAATTGATGTACCTTGGCTTCATTGTAAAGAGACACGGCGATAAGTGgtgttttaaattgtaattttctATAAGATTAACACCAGGAAACGCCTCTGCAGATTTTTCCTTCTCTGACGAATGGCAAGTATCCAGAATGCCTACGTCTTTCTTAAACCGGCATTAACATGGCTTAAATCTTGACCATACCACTTTATAACTTATGGTATTTGTAGAActgtgaaatttgaaaaaaaagctaaaattttcagatatctctgtttctttaaaattctaaacGCATTGCAAAAACAGAACTCTGCTTGAAGTTGGAAGTAAAAGCGATCTCTGTTGGCAACTAATCTGTATATATAGTATTAACTCTAAATCCATCTATTAAAAATCTGTTGTGATTTATAAGTAAAATTTGGCTGTTTGATTACTTTTATtaagttcaatttttttaaaaatacacagaaTTATAAGATAGTTTCAAATACAGTGCACTGGCCCTTACTTTTGTCAAAGTGCTAAATATCACCTATATTTTGCAAAACTTGTATTAGATTTAGgtcttaaaatacatttaatgatAACATTACGGTATGGTATTgctaaaataattatgtactGATCAACAAATGTTTCAATTCGTATTGTGATATAAAATATCCTGCCTAATACTTGTAAACAGATGACTATTCGGTGACCTTGATTAGTACTGTTAAATGAACACGTAAGTTGTATATGCAAACTGCGCAATTATTAATCTGTCAATAACTATGTTGGATAGCCCTTGGGAAatcatattttggaaattaattGCGCAGCAGCATGATCTCACACGTCCAGGTGTGGGACAGTAATGCTATATTTGTCATATTTACAGACTCTATGGAGTCCTGATATTGCAAGCTTGTCACAAAGTACATGTTTTCTGTTAACATTTTAACCTATACTCATGTTTTGTATTGATGCGGGAGATTGTAAGCCCGCATCCCCCGACTCTGTGACAGAAAGTTTGACAGTTTTGATACtgtatttagaattaaaatattgtttaggaATTTGATCACTTAATCTACACTCATGACCAGCGCAGGTGGCCATGAGTAACCGAAACTGTCTGTCCCAGCCgaaaggatatacatgtatatatgcatgtcAAACTGTTAGTAAATCAGAACAGAACGGAATTAGACCAGCTTTGATACAACTATACGATCCAATAAACTTGTGAAGCTTTTTACCGGACTTTTGACTTTGTCAATAACAAGTACAGACGGGGAGACTTTCTGCGGTATAAGTCTTACATCTGTCTTAGTTCTTTTTGTGCCGTAACCAGGAAAAGACAGAGTACAAGAAAAGACAAGGAAAACTCTTCAGGAAGACTTCTTAAGGTAAGAATCCTTTTACATAGCACTATCGTCTCTATTTTTAGTGGTAATTTGATCAACGACTAACATGGCAACTGGTTATGATAGGGAAGAGTATAGAAAACAAATGGAACAGTTAGAACACAGTATGGCAGGTTTAGGCCAATATAAAGGGGAACAGGGTAAAGGTCCTTCAGATAAATCACCATCAAGTATTCAAGAATCTTTTTATGACACTAAGGCACATCAATTCCGTGAACCCAGACATCCGAAGCCGGATGACGAAAAAGATTTTGTATGAGTCGAATGAGGGCAGTGACAGCCGCTCTATCAGTGCCCTTGTTCTCAGTAATCACTGCGTTTAAGGGGGGCCCCAGAAAATTTAAACAGTGGCTTAAAGAGGTAGAGAAATATGCATTAATATCAGGAAAACCGGAGCATGAAATCCCGATGTTAGCATATGTAACTAGTAAAGGGTCCGTGGgagattttataaaaagatatcTAGATGAAACGGCAGCAGCCGAGGAAGTGCCATCAAGGCATGATCTTAGGGCCTCATTACAAAATAGATTTGCTGAGATAACAGACGCAGAACAAGCATTAGCGGTAATGCGCAGGACAAGACAAAATTCTAACGAGAGCGTGCAATTATTTGCCGAAAGATTATCACAAATCGCGGAAGACACGTATAGcaaagataaaattaaagaCCCTTTAGTGCAGCAGCAATTAGTTGACATTTTCTGCGACGGACTAACGTTTGATTATCTAAGGATGAAGATTCTCCGAGAGAATCCGAAAGACCTAGAATCAGCGATTCAAGTTACTATGAGAGAGCAAAATTTAAGACAGAGATTGGCCATTCGAGGGTCAGATATAACCGAAAGACAGACCATAAGAAATGGCTTAATTGCCCCTACTTTTGATACTACATTTCCCTTCTTCAGAGATCGTTTGGATAATCCCGCGTCGGTAGACAGTAGGCATGAAGAGCCCATGGAAATTGACATTGCGGAAAATAAtagatgttttaaatgtaaaaagacAGGCCACCGAGCCAGGCTTCGGGGCCACCAACATGTAAAAATCTCAGCTCAAATCTCAGCCTCAAATCTTAAATTTCTGACTCTGGTGAGATTCTGCTAAAACGGCGTGCCACCAAACTTTCTCAGAGTCGCCTCACGAGAGTTGAGTTTTACGGAAAAATCTCAGTTTATTTTCGTTACCGCAAGCGGCCTCTCAGGAAAAATGGCGTCGATCGGGTAAGTCAactctactttcattttcttgtttatcgcgttatttatgtaaattacatgtgaaAATTATAACTGACGTCACATGTGATAGTCGTCtgcatgtaaatattattcattGCGTTCAGAAATGGCGAGCGAATGTTCTGAAAGTGTCTCAGACGccagtttaaaaattaaaaaacctaACTGGACCGAGttggaaaagaaaattttggtgGAAGAAGTGCATTTGAGGGAGGGTTTATTGTTTGGGAAATTTAAGGGTGCTGGGGGTGGGAAGATAGCGAAGGACGTTGCCTGGAGAGAGGTTGCACAGGCAGTGAACGGGTATGTTTATCTTCACCAGttgaaattgttgtttttattttagggAATTCCCAAAGTGTCACATGGTTTTGAGCGATAAATATAGAATAAACATGGATACTGATACTTCCATGCGGGTTCACAGAGTTGGATGGTTTTCCCCCAGATGCAAAACCAgtcttcaacaaaaaaaaatgcgataagatttgtttttatagtCCTCTTGAGTGATAAATTAATTGCTTAATGGCTTAATTTGAACTTGGTATAATACGGTGCACTGCTCTATAAATCAAATGTGATTAGAAGAAGCAGGCCCTTAATCATCTAAAATCTATAAGTGCAAGCCAAACAgtttttgttatacatgtatatcttgtcTTGATTTTGTACATTGCTCATTAGTAATTTGAATAtcatttatgaagaaaaattttttaaaagtacagtacacaataaaaaaaaatgttatatactgTGAAAATTACTTCTTATTTAGGGGCATATAAATTATGGAAAACTTTTCATTGTCAAGACAGTTCATTGGTtatgttttataaattgtatAATGATGTGCAATGTACACAGATTATTTATCCAAATTGAGCATCACTGCATGACAATAAATACTATTTTAGGAGCAGTGGTTCGGGAATACTGAGGACAAGCGGGGAGGCTGCCAAGCAGTACAGTAACTTGAAGCAGAGGGGTAGGTACATGTGGTATAACTGATTCATTTATaccgtggaatcattagaatttgttaTGGCTTAATTTTCGTGGTTTCTGTGGGAATGAGCACTTCCCCATGAATTTACAtcataggtagaaattaaattcattccttataataaTATTCGAACAACTGAAATCAGAAAATAAGGcatattgtttgttaaaatgacgATTCGTGTATGATTTAAATTGTAATATCAGGCAGATTATAACATTTGGCATGCATGTCGTATCATGACGTTACtaggcaagttatgttataggatatatattatgaaatgtttagccaatcaaattagGTGATATATTTGGTTTGCataatgatgattatttttgaataatcttcttatcttaaaatttcaCTAACAAGGAATGATGATCAATTGTAGCCAAAGGAAAGTTATCAGAAGCAAAACGCCCAAAGACAGGAGGGGGTCCCAAGCCACCAAGCCCCACACCAGTTGAGCTTTCCATTTTGGAACAACTGGAAGGAAGGCCTTCCCTTGAAGGAATATGTGGAGGAATAGATACAGCGGGTAACTATGTTGTGttgtatattgaaatatttacttttgcaaatatgtttccctATATGAACCtatcaattaaaacatttaattctgTATCAACTTTTTCATGATGTCAAAAAGTCATAGCACAGGCttgaattattgtttacataacatCTCAGTAATTCTAACAGTTCTAAACtatttgcatttttcaaataataaatatgcagcaatgttaaaaagttcagtgggatatgaacttgggtGGTaagtgatcaaatcttctgagaagccctgCTGAGAGTTTATGTTAACATGTATAGCCTGAAGGGCAGAGATTAAAAACAACAGTGTGGTGTTTCTATCACAATGTAAACCAGATTTCATGGTACTGACCCACTTCtttgtatatgatataaaaaaatgaaccaATTGTTAAATTTATGAGAAAGTTAAGTACAGGATATACTGGTATATCAAACCCCAACACTTATTTGTATGTGAAGTTTCATGTCCAAaatgttgcaaaaaaaaataggaaCAAGCATATTAAGAAACTCTGgcaatttttatttaagatcCAGTGGAAACTCAGCCTTCCACCTCTTCTTCAGCATCTTCAGATGTGCCTGCAAAGAAGAAGGATGTACAAGGTAAATAAATTcttaaatcatattttgataGAAACAATTATAGAAAGTACACAGGGCAATGAACTTAGTTGGTACATGATCAAATTCTCCGAGAAGACCTTCTGGCTTCAGATGTTTTGATCATGTGTTAACCAAGTCCATATCCATGTGATCATTCCAACATTACCCATatgataaacctttgctttatcaaacgggtgatgATTTATCAAATACCTCCGGTCAGAACTTTTTTTACACAGCCCTTCGCTTCAACACTTCAGttacctattttcgaagatttgcaaGTACTTTCAACGTAACTATATctaccacaaaaattgatataaaatggattttgtccaaaatttaaattacaaGTATGAACTTCAAGGAAAACACTTAACTGCGTAACATATGCATCGGAACCTGGGTGCTATTGGAAGAGGGGGCTTAGCCCCtccccccccaccccttttttggcaaagttatacataaccgtaaccaaaagacccttttttcttgtttgtcaagattttttttgtaagttaAGCCCCCTTCAAACTTTCAAATTGCtttgtgtagtttataaaactgcaatttacaTTAACTATCAAgaagttcatcctgacgacgcgatgaaaacaaaTCGCTCTGGTTGTGTTGTGGttggggtatcactagtgagcattagctcacagatatcttgttaatATGGTTATTATTGCTCAGATGAgaaatgtggcccatgggctttttgtaaatttattttgttgtttttataatacagatTCTGGTAAGAAAAAGAGGAAGCTTACCATCCTGGAGCTAGAGGAAAGGAACATATCATTAGAGAATGATAAGCTTCAGGAAGAAATAGAGAAGCTGAAAGACGAGAGACAGCTCATTGTGGCCAAGAAATCATATTATGACCTAAAATTCCAAATTTTATGTAATAATAATCCTGAGGTAGTAGCTCAAATGTTGAAGAGCAAtgaattttgaaagtttttacatagaaatttaCGATAGTTAAGAGCTGATATATCAGCACATTTCTGGTGCCatataatgacatttttactCCTAATTAATCATATATCCACTTCATTTTTGAAGAGTTTTTCCTAATGAACCGAAAATATAactttgagcttttctggtaaAAAATTTGTCTATTGTGGTTGTTGCCATTGTTCATGTTGTAATCTTTTCACAATTTCATCTTCAGAACTAAAGGTAAATTTTAACTAAACTACGAACAAAGCATTTTAATATGAAGGTAATTGCAGTTTCTTAAAATAGAAAGTTATACATGTCCTCTTTCAGAGGGAGTTAATAAAGAATTATTGGTTTTTCAGCTCATTGAGACAAagtgtcggggggggggggggggggtgagctTATGCCCTTTAACTTtactaaacttgcatggatg encodes:
- the LOC105346418 gene encoding uncharacterized protein isoform X1; translation: MASECSESVSDASLKIKKPNWTELEKKILVEEVHLREGLLFGKFKGAGGGKIAKDVAWREVAQAVNGSSGSGILRTSGEAAKQYSNLKQRAKGKLSEAKRPKTGGGPKPPSPTPVELSILEQLEGRPSLEGICGGIDTADPVETQPSTSSSASSDVPAKKKDVQDSGKKKRKLTILELEERNISLENDKLQEEIEKLKDERQLIVAKKSYYDLKFQILCNNNPEVVAQMLKSNEF
- the LOC105346418 gene encoding uncharacterized protein isoform X2, which produces MASIGSSGSGILRTSGEAAKQYSNLKQRAKGKLSEAKRPKTGGGPKPPSPTPVELSILEQLEGRPSLEGICGGIDTADPVETQPSTSSSASSDVPAKKKDVQDSGKKKRKLTILELEERNISLENDKLQEEIEKLKDERQLIVAKKSYYDLKFQILCNNNPEVVAQMLKSNEF